In the genome of Gadus chalcogrammus isolate NIFS_2021 chromosome 21, NIFS_Gcha_1.0, whole genome shotgun sequence, one region contains:
- the LOC130374291 gene encoding radial spoke head protein 3 homolog, translating into MSSVLPTQKESLNGTYTFSSRPRPAQNRSKYRENPAETNERHTNYGNIMYDRRVVRGNTYAQQIIPIPAPADRAEIEQREAHKRAMARKRARAQLRSKTPDAIPGRSHVDVQTELYLEELSDHIEATNVDCQTDAFLDKPPTPLFVPAKTGKDVATQIKDGELFDFDVEVRPVLEVLVGKTMEQSLLEVMEEEEMASLRAQQRSFQELRDAELAEVQRLEEQERRRREEKGRRIAQQREVLEKERETAEKVAAWAFTQHYLADLLASVYTALGDHGYFYDPVEKDIETSFFPWLMDEVSHNLEKSYVARDLLDTLILEVTQKRVDGFQELDS; encoded by the exons ATGAGCTCAGTTTTGCCGACTCAGAAAGAGTCTTTAAACGGCACCTACACCTTCTCAAGTCGCCCGAGACCAGCCCAGAACCGCTCGAAATACAGAGAAAACCCAGCAGAGAC CAATGAAAGACACACAAATTATGGAAACATCATGTATGACCGTCGTGTTGTCAGAGGAAACACGTATGCACAACAGATTATACCAATT CCTGCCCCTGCAGATCGCGCTGAGATAGAGCAACGGGAGGCCCACAAGAGAGCCATGGCTCGTAAACGTGCCCGAGCGCAGCTGAGATCCAAGACCCCGGACGCCATCCCAGGCAGAAGCCACGTTGATGTACAAACGG AACTTTATCTGGAGGAACTGAGCGATCACATAGAGGCCACCAACGTGGACTGTCAGACAGACGCATTCCTTGACAAGCCACCTACACCGCTCTTTGTACCTGCAAAGACGGGCAAAGATGTAGCCACGCAGATCAAGGATGGAGAG CTGTTTGACTTTGACGTGGAGGTGAGGCCAGTgttggaggtgctggtggggaAGACCATGGAGCAGTCCCtgctggaggtgatggaggaggaggagatggcgaGCCTGCGGGCGCAGCAGCGGTCCTTCCAGGAGCTCCGCGACGCCGAGCTGGCCGAGGTGCAGcggctggaggagcaggagcgccgccgccgcgaggAGAAG GGGCGTAGGATTGCTCAGCAGCGCGAGGTGctggagaaagaaagggaaacgGCGGAGAAGGTTGCGGCATGGGCGTTCACCCAGCACTACCTGGCTGACCTCCTGGCGTCCGTGTACACCGCGTTGGGGGACCACGGCTACTTCTACGACCCTGTGGAGAAAG ATATTGAGACCAGTTTTTTCCCGTGGTTGATGGATGAAGTGAGCCACAACCTGGAAAAGAGTTATGTAGCAAGAGACCTCCTCGACA CGCTCATCCTTGAAGTTACGCAGAAGAGAGTGGATGGCTTCCAAGAGCTAGACTCGTGA